In Myxococcus stipitatus, the following are encoded in one genomic region:
- a CDS encoding ribbon-helix-helix domain-containing protein: protein MARKKISTTIYITPEQNELLKALNQKTKVPVAEYIRQGIDLVLEKYKAQLPGQATFDEI from the coding sequence ATGGCCCGAAAGAAGATCAGCACCACCATCTACATCACCCCGGAGCAGAACGAGCTCCTCAAGGCGCTGAACCAGAAGACGAAGGTGCCCGTGGCCGAGTACATCCGCCAGGGCATCGACCTGGTCTTGGAGAAGTACAAGGCGCAGCTGCCAGGGCAGGCGACCTTCGACGAAATCTGA
- a CDS encoding UDP-glucuronic acid decarboxylase family protein has product MQGKRVVVLGGAGFVGSHLCERLLDDGAASVTAVDNLITGNEENLRTLKGRPGFSYVKADIVEGIPVQGPVDYVLNLASPASPIDYANLPLETLRVGSIGTENGLKLAEANNAVFLMASTSEVYGDPLVHPQREDYWGNVNPIGPRSVYDEAKRYAEAITAAYGRKGVQVRIVRIFNTYGPRMRLNDGRVVPAFVGQALKGEDFTVFGDGSQTRSFCYVKDLVDGLVRLALSDEPHPVNIGNPREMTIRQFAEAVRAAAGGGGRIIEKPLPKDDPKQRQPDITRARSILAWEPKVPLEDGLRETIAWFREVAVRRASA; this is encoded by the coding sequence ATGCAGGGGAAGCGAGTGGTGGTTCTGGGGGGCGCGGGCTTCGTGGGCTCGCACCTGTGCGAGCGCCTGCTGGACGACGGCGCGGCCTCCGTGACGGCCGTGGACAACCTCATCACGGGCAATGAAGAGAACCTGCGCACGCTCAAGGGGCGTCCGGGCTTCAGCTACGTGAAGGCGGACATCGTCGAGGGCATCCCCGTGCAGGGGCCGGTCGACTACGTGTTGAACCTGGCCTCGCCCGCATCGCCCATCGACTACGCGAACCTCCCGCTGGAGACGCTGCGCGTGGGCTCCATCGGCACGGAGAACGGGCTGAAGCTGGCGGAGGCGAACAACGCGGTCTTCCTGATGGCCTCCACCTCCGAGGTGTACGGAGATCCGCTGGTCCACCCGCAGCGCGAGGACTACTGGGGCAACGTCAATCCCATCGGCCCGCGCTCCGTGTACGACGAGGCCAAGCGCTACGCGGAGGCCATCACCGCGGCCTACGGGCGCAAGGGCGTGCAGGTCCGCATCGTTCGCATCTTCAACACCTACGGACCGCGCATGCGGCTCAATGATGGCCGCGTGGTGCCCGCGTTCGTGGGTCAGGCGCTCAAAGGCGAGGACTTCACCGTCTTCGGCGACGGCAGCCAGACGCGCTCGTTCTGTTACGTGAAGGACCTGGTGGATGGTCTGGTCCGGCTGGCACTGTCGGACGAGCCTCATCCGGTCAACATCGGCAACCCGCGGGAGATGACCATCCGTCAGTTCGCGGAGGCTGTGCGCGCCGCGGCGGGTGGGGGCGGGCGAATCATCGAGAAGCCCCTGCCCAAGGACGACCCGAAGCAGCGGCAGCCGGACATCACACGCGCGCGCTCGATCCTGGCCTGGGAGCCGAAGGTGCCGCTGGAGGACGGTTTGCGGGAGACCATCGCGTGGTTCCGCGAGGTTGCCGTGCGCCGTGCGTCGGCATAG
- a CDS encoding NAD-dependent epimerase/dehydratase family protein, producing the protein MKVLVTGGAGFIGSHVCDEFLGAGHEVIALDDLSSGKRENLDPRVRLAVHDIRSREAAELIKSEKPQVVCHLAAQMDVRRSVEDPSFDADVNIRGMLNLLEASRVSGVKKVIFSSTGGAIYGEQDVFPAPESHATRPVSPYGASKAAGELYLGYYRAQYGLPYVALRYANVYGPRQNPHGEAGVVAIFCQRLLSGQGCTIYGEGKQTRDFVFGPDVARANRLAFEKDYVGAINIGTGVETDINRLYSLLAEAAGSSAPAAHAPGKPGEQLRSCIDNSLAKKVLGWEPGADLREGARRTLAYFRQKLASPERAHG; encoded by the coding sequence GTGAAAGTCCTGGTGACGGGTGGAGCGGGCTTCATCGGCTCGCACGTGTGCGATGAGTTCCTGGGGGCAGGGCATGAGGTCATCGCGCTGGATGACCTCTCCAGCGGCAAGCGGGAGAACCTGGACCCTCGCGTCCGGCTGGCGGTTCATGACATCCGCAGCCGCGAGGCCGCCGAGCTCATCAAGTCGGAGAAGCCGCAGGTCGTCTGTCACCTGGCCGCGCAGATGGATGTGCGTCGCAGCGTGGAGGACCCCAGCTTCGACGCGGACGTGAACATCCGCGGCATGCTCAACCTGCTGGAGGCCTCGCGTGTCTCCGGGGTGAAGAAGGTCATCTTCAGCTCGACTGGCGGCGCCATCTACGGCGAGCAGGACGTCTTCCCCGCGCCGGAGTCCCACGCGACGCGTCCGGTGTCGCCGTATGGCGCGTCCAAGGCGGCCGGCGAGCTGTACCTGGGCTACTACCGGGCGCAATACGGCCTGCCGTACGTGGCCCTGCGCTACGCCAATGTGTACGGCCCCCGTCAGAACCCGCACGGCGAGGCGGGCGTGGTGGCCATCTTCTGCCAGCGCCTGCTCTCCGGGCAGGGCTGCACCATCTACGGCGAGGGCAAGCAGACCCGCGACTTCGTCTTCGGGCCCGACGTGGCCCGGGCCAACAGGCTGGCGTTCGAGAAGGACTATGTGGGCGCCATCAACATCGGCACGGGCGTGGAGACGGACATCAACCGCCTCTACTCGCTGCTGGCCGAGGCGGCGGGCTCGTCCGCTCCCGCGGCCCATGCCCCTGGCAAGCCCGGGGAGCAGTTGCGTTCATGCATCGACAACTCGCTCGCGAAGAAGGTGCTCGGGTGGGAGCCCGGCGCCGACCTGCGCGAGGGGGCTCGCCGCACCCTGGCCTACTTCCGCCAGAAGCTGGCTTCACCGGAGCGGGCCCACGGCTAG
- the lepA gene encoding translation elongation factor 4, translated as MPAENAHIRNFCIIAHIDHGKSTLADRLLDKTGTLSKREAQAQFLDNMDIERERGITIKAQSVRMNYTAKDGKQYVLNLIDTPGHVDFAYEVSRSLAACEGSLLVVDASQGVEAQTLANVYMALDHNLEIIPVINKIDLPSADVARTRAEIEDVIGIDASVAVPASAKEGIGIHEILESVVARVPPPSGSPDAPLKALIFDSWYDNYRGVVTLVRVLEGTLKLKQKIKLWSNNKVFEVQELGVFSPFSRPVQQLMAGEVGVLVANIKELQDAKVGDTVTEEARPTETPFPGFQEVKPMVFSGIFPVDSDQYENLRDALAKLKLNDAAFTYEPESSTALGFGFRCGYLGLLHMEIVQERLEREYNLDLITTAPSVVYRITTSKGETLLVDNPAKLPAVQTIEKFEEPVLTCHIHVPNDHLGAILKLCQERRGVQKDMKYLGSSGQRVQVTYEMPLAEVVFDFFDKLKSVSRGYASLDYELSGYQEADLARLDILINGDPVDALSVIVHRERAYLRGREVCQKLKEVIPKQMYEVAIQAAIGAKIISRETISAIRKNVLAKCYGGDISRKRKLLEKQKEGKKRMKQVGTVEIPQEAFLAVLKTEQ; from the coding sequence ATGCCGGCTGAAAACGCGCACATCCGCAACTTCTGCATCATCGCCCATATCGACCACGGAAAGTCGACGCTCGCTGATCGCCTCCTCGACAAGACGGGGACGCTGAGCAAGCGCGAGGCACAGGCCCAGTTCCTCGACAACATGGACATCGAGCGCGAACGGGGCATCACCATCAAAGCCCAGTCCGTGCGGATGAACTACACCGCGAAGGACGGCAAGCAGTACGTCCTCAACCTCATCGACACGCCGGGACACGTCGACTTCGCCTACGAGGTGAGCCGCAGCCTCGCCGCGTGCGAGGGCTCGCTCCTGGTGGTGGATGCGTCGCAGGGTGTGGAGGCGCAGACGTTGGCCAACGTCTACATGGCGCTGGACCACAACCTCGAGATCATCCCGGTCATCAACAAGATCGACCTGCCCAGTGCGGACGTGGCTCGCACGCGGGCGGAGATTGAAGACGTCATCGGCATCGACGCGTCGGTGGCGGTGCCGGCCTCCGCGAAGGAGGGCATCGGCATCCACGAGATTCTCGAGTCCGTGGTCGCCCGCGTGCCGCCGCCGAGCGGGTCTCCGGACGCGCCGCTCAAGGCCCTCATCTTCGATTCCTGGTACGACAACTACCGGGGCGTGGTGACGCTGGTGCGCGTGCTCGAGGGCACGCTCAAGCTCAAGCAGAAGATCAAGCTCTGGAGCAACAACAAGGTCTTCGAGGTCCAGGAGCTGGGCGTGTTCAGCCCGTTCTCCCGCCCGGTGCAGCAGCTCATGGCGGGCGAAGTGGGCGTGCTCGTCGCCAACATCAAGGAACTCCAGGACGCCAAGGTTGGCGACACCGTCACCGAGGAGGCCCGGCCCACGGAGACGCCGTTCCCCGGCTTCCAGGAAGTCAAGCCGATGGTGTTCTCCGGCATCTTCCCGGTGGACTCCGACCAGTACGAGAACCTGCGTGATGCGCTCGCGAAGCTGAAGCTCAACGATGCCGCGTTCACCTATGAGCCCGAGTCCTCCACGGCGCTCGGCTTCGGCTTCCGCTGCGGCTACCTGGGCCTGCTGCACATGGAGATCGTCCAGGAGCGCCTGGAGCGCGAGTACAACCTGGACCTCATCACCACCGCGCCCAGCGTGGTGTACCGCATCACCACCAGCAAGGGAGAGACGCTGCTGGTGGACAACCCGGCGAAGCTGCCGGCGGTGCAGACCATCGAGAAGTTCGAGGAGCCGGTTCTCACCTGCCACATCCACGTCCCCAATGACCACCTGGGCGCCATCCTGAAGCTGTGCCAGGAGCGCCGCGGTGTGCAGAAGGACATGAAGTACCTGGGCAGCAGCGGGCAGCGCGTGCAGGTGACGTACGAGATGCCGCTGGCCGAGGTCGTCTTCGACTTCTTCGACAAGCTCAAGAGCGTGTCGCGCGGCTACGCGAGCCTGGACTACGAGCTGTCCGGCTATCAGGAAGCGGACCTGGCGCGCCTGGACATCCTCATCAACGGGGACCCGGTGGACGCGCTGAGCGTCATCGTGCACCGCGAGCGCGCCTACCTGCGCGGCCGCGAGGTGTGCCAGAAGCTGAAGGAAGTCATCCCCAAGCAGATGTACGAAGTGGCCATCCAGGCGGCCATCGGCGCGAAGATCATCTCGCGTGAGACCATCTCCGCGATTCGCAAGAACGTGCTCGCCAAGTGCTACGGCGGCGATATCAGCCGCAAGCGCAAGCTCCTCGAGAAGCAGAAGGAGGGCAAGAAGCGCATGAAGCAGGTGGGTACGGTGGAGATTCCGCAGGAGGCCTTCCTCGCGGTCCTCAAGACGGAGCAGTAG
- the lepB gene encoding signal peptidase I, whose product MNAASPSATPPAKLATAMAARRTPEQVRARRALLWREMLTSLWAPLCIVAIVMFPYTMLIEYVPTAASWAQPAMKGLGLVMVAYFVALLVWRNVFPKEKKLRRLRHEAHELISENQRILQKPQVRERLSASVTEQITDQALKVEAASAAGDADVLVREVRALESLTAQHLGAFRKESPADFVGGFVKMLLVALVFRTFIVEPYRIPSGSMLPTLQIGDQVFINKFIYGVRVPFANVVPFVIVRPPARGDVIVFNNPVNEATDYIKRVVGVPGDTVEMIDGVVYINGQTQQRELVNGEYIVHNIMDDGQWFDQQEALYEENLSGVPHQVLQTPARMPRREGPYVVPEGHVFVMGDNRDNSSDSRHGLGVTGYGKTEFVPYGHIKGKAMVVWLSLGYHGLLHGLFGGTGLRVDRFFEPVR is encoded by the coding sequence ATGAACGCTGCCAGTCCTTCCGCTACTCCCCCCGCGAAGCTGGCGACGGCCATGGCGGCCCGGCGCACCCCCGAGCAGGTGCGCGCGCGCCGCGCGCTCCTGTGGCGGGAGATGCTCACCAGCCTGTGGGCCCCGCTGTGCATCGTCGCCATCGTGATGTTCCCGTACACGATGCTCATCGAGTACGTGCCCACGGCGGCGTCCTGGGCTCAGCCCGCGATGAAGGGGCTGGGGCTGGTGATGGTGGCGTACTTCGTCGCGCTGCTGGTCTGGCGCAACGTGTTCCCCAAGGAGAAGAAGCTGCGCCGGCTGCGCCACGAGGCGCACGAGCTCATCTCCGAGAACCAGCGCATCCTCCAGAAGCCCCAGGTGCGCGAGCGGCTCTCCGCGTCCGTGACGGAGCAGATCACCGACCAGGCGCTCAAGGTGGAGGCGGCCTCGGCGGCGGGCGACGCGGACGTGCTGGTGCGAGAGGTGAGGGCGCTGGAGTCCCTCACGGCCCAGCACCTGGGCGCGTTCCGCAAGGAGTCCCCCGCGGACTTCGTGGGCGGCTTCGTGAAGATGCTGCTCGTGGCGCTGGTGTTCCGCACCTTCATCGTGGAGCCGTACCGCATCCCCTCGGGCTCCATGCTGCCGACGCTGCAGATTGGCGATCAGGTCTTCATCAACAAGTTCATCTACGGGGTGCGTGTCCCGTTCGCCAACGTGGTGCCGTTCGTCATCGTCCGGCCTCCCGCGCGCGGCGACGTCATCGTCTTCAACAACCCCGTCAACGAGGCCACCGACTACATCAAGCGCGTGGTGGGCGTGCCCGGCGACACGGTCGAGATGATCGACGGCGTGGTCTATATCAACGGCCAGACGCAGCAGCGCGAGCTCGTCAACGGCGAGTACATCGTCCACAACATCATGGACGATGGGCAGTGGTTCGATCAGCAGGAGGCGCTCTACGAGGAGAACCTGAGCGGCGTGCCGCACCAGGTGCTCCAGACGCCCGCCCGGATGCCTCGCCGCGAGGGGCCCTACGTGGTGCCCGAGGGCCACGTCTTCGTCATGGGTGACAACCGCGACAACAGCTCCGACAGCCGCCACGGCCTGGGCGTCACCGGCTACGGCAAGACGGAGTTCGTGCCCTACGGCCACATCAAGGGCAAGGCCATGGTCGTGTGGCTGTCACTGGGCTACCACGGCCTGCTGCACGGGTTGTTTGGTGGCACGGGCCTGCGGGTGGACCGTTTCTTCGAGCCGGTTCGCTGA
- a CDS encoding aspartate carbamoyltransferase catalytic subunit, producing the protein MRHLLGIEGWRRDELEAVLDRARSHLPGGPDTTHLLRGKVVANLFFEDSTRTRTSFHMAARGLGAGVLDWSPSGSSTSKGETLLDTARNIEATGPVAIVMRHRSSGAPHLVAKHVRCVVINAGDGTHEHPSQALLDAFTLRQRWGSLDGRTVLIVGDILHSRVARSNLWCLKALGARVIVCGPPTLIPPGLEAMGAEVTHNLDAVLPQADAVMCLRLQLERMGEAFLPSTREYSRLFGLTTAREERMKAGALVMHPGPINRGLELAPAVADGARSVILEQVSNGVAVRRAILEVCTS; encoded by the coding sequence ATGAGACACCTCCTTGGAATCGAAGGCTGGCGCCGGGACGAGCTCGAAGCGGTGCTCGACAGGGCGCGTTCGCACCTGCCCGGTGGTCCAGACACCACCCACCTCCTGCGCGGCAAGGTGGTCGCCAACCTCTTCTTCGAGGACTCGACCCGGACGCGCACCTCGTTCCACATGGCCGCTCGCGGCCTGGGCGCGGGTGTCCTCGACTGGAGCCCGTCCGGCTCGTCTACCTCGAAGGGGGAGACGCTGCTGGACACCGCGCGCAACATCGAGGCGACGGGGCCGGTGGCCATCGTCATGCGCCACCGCTCGTCGGGCGCGCCTCACCTGGTGGCGAAGCATGTCCGCTGCGTCGTCATCAACGCCGGTGACGGCACGCACGAGCACCCCTCGCAGGCCCTGCTGGACGCGTTCACCCTGCGGCAGCGCTGGGGCAGCCTGGACGGCCGCACGGTGCTCATCGTCGGAGACATCCTCCACAGCCGCGTGGCTCGCTCCAACCTCTGGTGCCTGAAGGCGCTGGGCGCGCGGGTCATCGTCTGCGGTCCTCCCACGCTGATTCCTCCCGGCCTGGAGGCGATGGGCGCGGAGGTGACGCACAACCTGGACGCGGTGCTCCCCCAGGCGGACGCGGTGATGTGCCTGCGCCTCCAACTCGAGCGCATGGGCGAGGCCTTCCTGCCCTCCACGCGGGAGTACTCGCGGCTGTTCGGCCTGACGACCGCCCGCGAGGAGCGGATGAAGGCGGGGGCGCTGGTGATGCATCCGGGGCCCATCAACCGGGGGCTGGAGCTGGCGCCCGCGGTGGCGGATGGGGCTCGCAGCGTCATTCTGGAGCAGGTGTCCAACGGCGTCGCCGTGCGGCGGGCCATCCTCGAGGTGTGCACGTCATGA
- a CDS encoding dihydroorotase — MSAPVLFRRGRVIDPRNGVDGVRDVLVRDGKVAEVSDAPLPVPPGAEVVEAAGRWVLPGFIDLHVHLREPGEEGKETVLTGCRAAVAGGFTAVVAMPNTKVVNDSGLVTELVLSRARAANLCHVYPAGAITKGLKGEELAETGELVSAGCVAITDDGRPVMNASLMRRALQYATMFGVPVMVHEEDLTLSAGGAMHEGAVSTRLGLRGIPASAEVAMVARDLVLLEETKGRLHIAHVSCEGSVRLIREAKRRGLFVTAEATPHHVILDDRAVGDYDTHAKMAPPLRADRDVEALREALVDGTIDAIATDHAPHGVLDKQVEFEKGINGIVGLETALGLTLELVNAGLLDAKRAVELLTHGPAKAFGLPGGHLAPGAPADITVVDPLEEWTVDAHRFYSRSRNTPFHGRKQKGRVVQTWVSGRKVYADGQVKESR; from the coding sequence ATGAGCGCTCCGGTCCTTTTCCGAAGAGGCCGCGTCATCGACCCGCGCAACGGCGTCGACGGTGTGCGGGATGTCCTGGTGCGCGACGGCAAGGTGGCCGAGGTCTCCGACGCGCCGCTGCCGGTGCCGCCGGGCGCGGAGGTGGTGGAGGCCGCGGGCCGCTGGGTGCTGCCGGGCTTCATCGACCTGCACGTGCACCTGCGCGAGCCGGGTGAGGAGGGCAAGGAGACGGTCCTCACCGGTTGCCGCGCCGCCGTGGCGGGTGGGTTCACCGCCGTCGTGGCCATGCCCAACACGAAGGTGGTCAACGACAGCGGGCTCGTCACGGAGCTGGTGCTGTCGAGGGCCCGCGCGGCCAACCTCTGCCATGTGTACCCCGCGGGGGCCATCACCAAGGGCCTCAAGGGCGAGGAGCTGGCGGAGACGGGCGAGCTGGTGTCCGCCGGCTGCGTCGCCATCACCGACGACGGGCGCCCGGTGATGAACGCGTCGCTCATGCGGCGCGCGCTCCAGTACGCCACGATGTTCGGCGTGCCCGTCATGGTCCATGAAGAGGACCTGACGCTGTCCGCGGGTGGCGCCATGCACGAGGGGGCGGTCTCCACGCGGCTGGGCCTGCGCGGCATCCCCGCCTCGGCGGAGGTGGCGATGGTGGCGCGCGACCTGGTGCTGCTCGAGGAGACGAAGGGCCGGCTGCACATCGCCCACGTGTCCTGCGAGGGCAGCGTGCGCCTGATTCGCGAGGCGAAGCGCCGGGGGCTGTTCGTCACGGCCGAGGCGACGCCCCACCACGTCATCCTGGATGACCGGGCGGTGGGGGACTACGACACGCACGCGAAGATGGCGCCGCCCCTGCGCGCGGACCGGGACGTGGAGGCGCTGCGCGAGGCGCTGGTGGATGGAACCATCGACGCCATCGCCACGGACCACGCGCCCCATGGCGTGCTGGACAAGCAGGTGGAGTTCGAGAAGGGCATCAACGGGATTGTCGGGCTGGAGACGGCCCTGGGGCTCACGCTGGAGCTGGTGAACGCGGGGCTGCTCGACGCGAAGCGCGCGGTGGAGCTCCTGACGCACGGCCCGGCGAAGGCGTTCGGCCTTCCGGGCGGCCACCTGGCCCCCGGGGCTCCAGCGGACATCACCGTGGTGGACCCCTTGGAGGAGTGGACGGTGGATGCCCACCGGTTCTATTCCCGCAGCCGGAATACGCCCTTCCATGGCCGTAAGCAGAAGGGCCGCGTGGTGCAGACCTGGGTTTCTGGCCGGAAGGTGTACGCCGACGGTCAGGTGAAGGAGTCGCGGTGA
- the carA gene encoding glutamine-hydrolyzing carbamoyl-phosphate synthase small subunit, whose translation MTKRAVLALADGTTFEGRAFGAVGETVGEVVFNTSMFGYQEILTDPSYVGQIVTMTYPEMGNVGATPEDEEAGKPHAVGMVVRALASQPSNWRAKESLDAYLKRHNVAGIEGLDTRRLVRHLRTHGAQMGVISSEGLSAAALTERAKTAHGMEGLDLATGVSTKTPYTFTTPSPDVFSGQSAQPLADPRFDVVAYDYGLKKSMLHFLVDVGCRVTVVPAHTTAEEVLARKPHGIFLANGPGDPAAVKGADRTVAALLGKVPVFGICLGHQIMALALGGRTYKMKFGHRGGNQPVKDLTTGKVEITAQNHGFAVDDASLKGTAVVTHINLNDGTVEGLAVPDARAFSVQYHPEASPGPHDARYLFGRFAKLMAG comes from the coding sequence ATGACGAAGCGGGCAGTGCTCGCCCTGGCGGATGGCACCACCTTCGAGGGCCGCGCTTTTGGCGCGGTCGGCGAGACGGTGGGTGAGGTGGTCTTCAACACGTCCATGTTCGGCTACCAGGAGATCCTCACGGACCCCTCGTATGTCGGGCAGATTGTCACCATGACGTACCCGGAGATGGGCAACGTCGGGGCGACACCCGAGGACGAAGAGGCGGGCAAGCCGCACGCGGTGGGTATGGTGGTGCGTGCCCTCGCCAGCCAGCCTTCCAACTGGCGCGCGAAGGAGTCGCTGGACGCGTACCTCAAGCGTCACAACGTCGCGGGCATCGAAGGGCTCGACACCCGCCGCCTCGTGCGCCACCTGCGCACCCACGGCGCGCAGATGGGCGTCATCTCCAGCGAGGGCCTGTCCGCGGCCGCGCTGACCGAGCGCGCGAAGACGGCCCACGGCATGGAGGGCCTGGACCTGGCCACCGGCGTGTCGACGAAGACGCCGTACACCTTCACCACGCCCTCGCCGGACGTGTTCTCCGGCCAGAGCGCCCAGCCCCTGGCGGACCCGCGCTTCGACGTGGTGGCCTACGACTACGGCCTCAAGAAGTCGATGCTGCACTTCCTGGTGGACGTCGGCTGCCGGGTGACGGTGGTTCCGGCCCACACCACGGCGGAAGAGGTGCTGGCCCGCAAGCCCCACGGCATCTTCCTGGCCAATGGCCCCGGAGACCCGGCGGCGGTGAAGGGCGCGGACCGCACCGTGGCGGCCCTCCTGGGCAAGGTGCCCGTGTTCGGCATCTGCCTGGGTCACCAGATCATGGCGCTGGCGTTGGGCGGCCGGACGTACAAGATGAAGTTTGGCCACCGCGGCGGAAACCAGCCGGTGAAGGACCTCACCACGGGCAAGGTGGAGATCACCGCCCAGAACCACGGCTTCGCCGTGGACGACGCCAGCCTCAAGGGCACGGCCGTCGTCACACACATCAACCTCAATGACGGCACGGTGGAGGGCCTGGCCGTCCCGGACGCGCGGGCCTTCAGCGTGCAGTACCACCCCGAGGCCTCTCCCGGCCCCCATGACGCACGCTATCTCTTTGGCCGCTTCGCGAAGCTGATGGCGGGGTAG
- the pyk gene encoding pyruvate kinase, with translation MRKAKIICTLGPASSSLEAIEGLIRAGMNVARLNFSHGTHDEHRERVALIRKAARRLKLPVAILQDIQGPKIRLGKFEGGQLAVKAGELVTVTTRAVLGQGTVIPTPIKSLTKDVKARDAILLDDGRVRLRVRKVSGQDVLCEVEVGGLLKDHKGLNLPGSPMSVPTITPKDEADLAFGQEVGVDYVALSFVRTAEDIHRARKHVAKNKTPLIAKIEKPQAVEALEAIARAADGIMVARGDLGVEMPLEQLPAIQKHMVRAVNQLGGLVIVATEMLESMVNNPRPTRAEVSDVANAILDGADAVMLSGETAAGRYPIDAAATMARIVEETERGVTRHQHHSPFERSEDLGTGVAAAAVAAATQLGIQMIVAYTESGHTARLISEFRPHARIIALTPNEASIQRMALYWGVTGHQVARVRSTEAMLNQVRKLCLRESFCPPGTPVIVVAGVPLNVPGNTNMMSIHRV, from the coding sequence ATGCGCAAGGCGAAGATCATCTGCACCCTGGGGCCCGCTTCGAGCTCGCTGGAGGCCATCGAGGGCCTCATCCGCGCGGGGATGAACGTGGCGCGGCTGAACTTCTCTCACGGCACGCACGACGAGCACCGGGAGCGCGTGGCCCTCATCCGGAAGGCGGCCAGGCGGCTGAAGCTGCCCGTGGCCATCCTCCAGGATATCCAGGGCCCCAAGATCCGCCTGGGGAAGTTCGAGGGTGGACAACTCGCGGTGAAGGCAGGCGAGCTCGTGACGGTGACGACTCGCGCGGTGCTGGGGCAAGGCACCGTCATCCCCACGCCCATCAAGTCGCTGACGAAGGACGTGAAGGCCCGCGACGCCATCCTCCTCGACGATGGCCGGGTGCGCCTGCGCGTGCGCAAGGTCTCTGGCCAGGACGTCCTCTGCGAGGTGGAGGTTGGCGGGCTGCTCAAGGACCACAAGGGGCTGAACCTGCCGGGCTCGCCCATGTCCGTGCCCACAATCACGCCGAAGGACGAAGCGGACCTGGCGTTCGGCCAGGAGGTGGGCGTGGACTACGTGGCGCTGTCCTTCGTGCGCACGGCCGAGGACATCCACCGCGCGCGCAAGCACGTGGCGAAGAACAAGACGCCCCTCATCGCCAAGATTGAAAAGCCGCAGGCGGTGGAGGCGCTGGAGGCCATTGCCCGCGCCGCGGACGGCATCATGGTGGCGCGAGGAGACCTGGGCGTGGAGATGCCGCTGGAGCAGCTCCCCGCCATCCAGAAGCACATGGTGCGCGCGGTGAACCAGTTGGGCGGGCTCGTCATCGTCGCCACGGAGATGCTGGAGAGCATGGTCAACAACCCGCGCCCCACCCGCGCGGAGGTGTCCGACGTGGCCAACGCGATTCTGGACGGCGCCGACGCGGTGATGCTGTCCGGTGAGACGGCGGCGGGCCGCTACCCCATCGACGCGGCCGCCACCATGGCCCGCATCGTCGAGGAGACGGAGCGAGGCGTGACGCGCCACCAGCACCACTCCCCTTTCGAGCGCTCCGAGGACCTGGGCACCGGCGTCGCCGCGGCGGCCGTCGCGGCGGCGACCCAGCTGGGCATCCAGATGATTGTCGCGTACACGGAGAGCGGCCACACCGCGCGCCTCATCTCCGAGTTCCGGCCCCACGCGCGCATCATCGCGCTCACGCCCAATGAAGCCTCCATCCAGCGCATGGCGCTCTACTGGGGCGTGACGGGGCATCAGGTGGCGCGGGTGAGGTCCACCGAAGCCATGCTGAACCAGGTGCGCAAGCTGTGCCTGCGCGAGAGCTTCTGCCCACCGGGGACCCCGGTCATCGTGGTGGCCGGAGTGCCACTCAACGTGCCGGGCAACACCAACATGATGAGCATCCACCGCGTGTGA